In Gemmobacter sp., a single window of DNA contains:
- a CDS encoding sulfotransferase family 2 domain-containing protein, whose amino-acid sequence MSDLPPRLARMAALVGGEHALNYTVHVWTDPGFVFLSNPICACSTLKMSLNLSVARATGQKDFRIEAAGDIHRRAANLLKTPQEIGHDRLLDMLDDPAVPVFAFVRSPESRFLSAFRKKLMRETNFTRKVRAHLGLGPEVPLSDFLTLDRFAAGVAADPRLRDLDEHWRLQRRQILYDAVPRLQIGFVETFAADAARLLGSIFGSGGYVLREAAELNPANASANRKAAGPGLSEAARAHVATAYAEDMAMIAEIRARAAAMTSESRPT is encoded by the coding sequence GCCGCGCCTGGCCCGGATGGCCGCCCTTGTGGGCGGCGAGCACGCGCTCAACTATACCGTCCACGTCTGGACGGATCCCGGCTTCGTGTTCCTGTCGAACCCGATCTGCGCCTGTTCGACGCTGAAGATGTCGCTCAACCTGTCCGTGGCCCGCGCCACCGGGCAAAAGGATTTCCGCATCGAGGCGGCCGGCGACATCCACAGGCGCGCCGCCAATCTGCTGAAAACCCCGCAGGAGATCGGCCATGACCGGCTGCTGGACATGCTGGACGATCCTGCCGTGCCGGTCTTTGCCTTTGTGCGCAGCCCCGAAAGCCGGTTCCTGTCGGCCTTTCGCAAGAAGCTGATGCGGGAAACCAATTTCACGCGGAAGGTGCGGGCGCATCTGGGCCTGGGGCCGGAGGTTCCGCTGTCGGATTTCCTGACACTGGACCGCTTCGCCGCAGGCGTGGCGGCCGATCCCCGCCTGCGCGATCTGGACGAACACTGGCGGTTGCAGCGCAGGCAGATCCTTTATGATGCGGTGCCACGGTTGCAGATCGGCTTTGTCGAAACCTTTGCCGCCGATGCCGCGCGCCTTCTGGGCAGCATCTTCGGGTCGGGCGGCTATGTGCTGCGCGAGGCTGCCGAACTCAATCCCGCCAACGCCTCGGCAAACCGCAAGGCCGCAGGGCCCGGTCTGTCAGAGGCCGCGCGCGCCCATGTCGCGACCGCCTATGCCGAGGACATGGCCATGATCGCAGAGATCCGGGCTCGGGCCGCGGCCATGACCAGCGAAAGTAGACCAACATGA